One window of Anas platyrhynchos isolate ZD024472 breed Pekin duck chromosome 11, IASCAAS_PekinDuck_T2T, whole genome shotgun sequence genomic DNA carries:
- the TJP1 gene encoding tight junction protein 1 isoform X14, which yields MSARAAAASTKSTTMEETAIWEQHTVTLHRAPGFGFGIAISGGRDNPHFQSGETSIVISDVLKGGPAEGLLQENDRVAMVNGVSMDNVEHAFAVQQLRKSGKNAKITIRRMKKIQIPVARQEPEPVSENDDDSYDEEIRDPRSSRGGPSSNRRHEKSWVRDRSASRERSLSPRSDRRSVTSSQPAKPTKVTLVKSRKNEEYGLRLASHIFVKEISQDSLAARDGNIQEGDVVLKINGTVTENMSLADAKTLIERSKGKLKMVVQRDERATLLNVPDLSDSIHSANASERDDISEIQSLASDHSNRSHDRPRRSRSRSPDQRSEPSDRSRHSPQQPSNGSLRSREDERTTKPGAISTPVKNADDISKTMEEVAGERTEKQTPPLPEPKPVYAQGGQPDVDLPVSPSDGPLPNSTHEDGMLRPSMKLVKFRKGDSVGLRLAGGNDVGIFVAGVLEDSPAAKEGLEEGDQILRVNNVDFTNIIREEAVLFLLDLPKGEEVTILAQKKKDVYRRIVESDVGDSFYIRTHFEYEKESPYGLSFNKGEVFRVVDTLYNGKLGSWLAIRIGKNHKEVERGIIPNKNRAEQLASVQYTLPKTAGGDRADFWRFRGLRSSKRNLRKSREDLSAQPVQTKFPAYERVVLREAGFLRPVTIFGPIADVAREKLAREEPDIFQIAKSEPRDAGTDQRSSGIIRLHTIKQIIDRDKHALLDVTPNAVDRLNYAQWYPIVVFLNPDSKQGVKTMRMRLCPESRKSARKLYERAHKLRKNNHHLFTTTINLNSMNEGWYGALKEAIQQQQNQLVWVSEGKADGATSDDLDLHDDRLSYLSAPGSEYSMYSTDSRHTSDYEDTDTEGGAYTDQELDETLNDEVGTPPESAITRSSEPVREDSSGMHHESQNYPSYASQAQPQPNLRIDSSGFKTTASQPVYRKDPYINEEASRQSYVLKQPAISHPVQRQERDPNLMYESQTQYAEKQPSREYEQSYRYDSTNYVDQFSRGYDPRLHYDDRVPPYEEHWAYYDEKQPYNQPRTAYENQPPRDLDSRQNTEESTERGYYPAQPRFEEPPQMTYDGRPRYEHAPKNFSLPQVRYEDQHTVGYDTHGRYKQEAQPYQSAISRSPEPKQYFDPHVRGYEQGPPQAYNAKAGQFEPSHNTSGVPLPPPPSSQTKPEVLPSNSKPLPTPPSLAEEEEDPAMKPQSVRSRVKIFERRRSPSLEKMKDPSDTSAVKPPELAPKPTLTTMSGPKPTSQSHYEHDKTTYRAPEPQRPQVKPPEDIVRSNHYDPEEDEEYYRKQLSYFDRRSFENKPSAQVPASHHSETTKPIHSQNQLNFSNYSKGKTTDAESMDRSVGEKRYEPVPQVTTPPPAPSVQYTQPQSINSPVLSLPAHHKPALSEVNSVSDPPPPQNKPAIFRSSREDTVQSTFYPQKSFPDKGPVNGTEQIQKTVTPSYNRFTTKPYTSAARPFERKFESPKFNHNLLPNEAQHKPELPSKSPNSPQPVLKAHSSSQPPEFDSGMDTFTVQVDKPKYQPNNVNAVPKAIPVSPSALEDEEEEDGHTVVATARGVFNSNGGVLSSIETGVSIIIPQGAIPEGIEQEIYFKVCRDNSILPPLDKEKGETLLSPLVMCGPHGLKFLKPVELRLPHCDPKTWQNKSLPGDPNYLVGANCVSVLIDHF from the exons ACTATCCGAAGGATGAAGAAAATTCAGATTCCAGTAGCTCGACAGGAACCTGAACCAGTGTCTGAAAATGATGACGATAGCTATGATGAAGAGATACGTGATCCAAGAAGCAGCCGTGGTGGTCCCAGTTCCAACAGAAGGCACGAGAAGAGCTGGGTAAGAGACCGAAGCGCAAGCAGAGAGAGAAGCTTATCACCGAGATCTGACAGAAGGTCAGTTACTTCCAGTCAGCCTGCAAAACCTACCAAAGTAACGCTGGTGAAATCAAGGAAGAATGAAG AGTATGGTCTACGGTTGGCAAGCCACATATTTGTGAAAGAAATATCACAGGATAGCCTTGCAGCAAGAGATGGCAATATTCAGGAAGGAGATGTTGTACTGAAG ATAAATGGCACAGTGACAGAAAATATGTCCTTAGCAGATGCAAAAACACTAATAGAAAGGTCCAAAGGCAAGTTGAAGATGGTTGTTCAGCGAGATGAACGAGCCACGCTGTTGAATGTCCCTGATCTTTCTGACAGTATTCATTCTGCTAATGCTTCAGAAAGAGACG ACATTTCAGAAATTCAGTCGCTGGCATCAGATCATTCCAACCGATCACATGACAGGCCCCGCCGCAGTCGTTCACGATCTCCTGACCAGAGGTCAGAGCCTTCAGACCGTTCCAGACattctccacagcagcccagcaACGGCAG TCTTCGAAGCCGAGAAGATGAAAGAACAACTAAACCAGGAGCCATCTCTACGCCTGTGAAGAATGCAGATGATATTTCTAAAACTATGGAAGAGGTGGCAGGCGAAagaactgaaaagcaaacaccACCACTCCCAG aaccaAAGCCAGTGTATGCACAAGGAGGTCAGCCAGATGTGGATTTACCAGTCAGTCCATCTGATGGTCCTTTACCTAATTCAACCCATGAAGATGGAATGCTTCG GCCAAGCATGAAACTGgtaaaattcagaaaaggagATAGTGTGGGCTTGCGACTAGCTGGTGGCAATGATGTTGGCATATTTGTAGCTGGTGTTCTGGAAGACAGCCCTGCAGCGAAAGAAGGACTAGAGGAAGGAGACCAGATTCTCAGG GTAAACAACGTAGACTTCACAAATATCATCAGAGAGGAAGCTGTCCTTTTTTTGCTTGATCTCCCTAAAGGCGAAGAAGTAACCATTttggcacagaagaaaaaagatg tttATCGTCGCATTGTGGAATCTGATGTAGGGGATTCTTTCTATATCAGAACTCATTTTGAATATGAAAAAGAATCTCCTTATGGACTAAGTTTCAACAAAGGTGAAGTGTTCCGGGTGGTGGACACTCTGTACAATGGCAAACTGGGTTCATGGCTGGCAATTCGAATTGGGAAGAATCATAAGGAAGTTGAAAGAGGTATCATACCTAATAAAAACAG AGCTGAGCAGCTGGCTAGTGTACAGTACACGCTTCCAAAGACAGCAGGAGGAGATCGAGCAGATTTCTGGAGGTTCCGAGGTTTGCGTAGCTCAAAAAGAAATCTCCgaaaaagcagagaagatcTTTCTGCTCAACCTGTTCAGACAAAGTTTCCTGCCTATGAGAGAGTTGTTCTTCGGGAAG CTGGGTTTCTCAGACCAGTGACCATTTTTGGTCCAATAGCTGATGTTGCACGGGAGAAACTAGCTAGAGAAGAACCAGATATTTTTCAAATTGCAA AAAGTGAACCAAGAGACGCTGGTACAGACCAACGTAGTTCTGGCATTATTCGTCTTCACACTATAAAACAGATAATTGATAGA GACAAACATGCTTTATTAGATGTCACTCCTAATGCAGTGGACCGTCTGAATTACGCGCAGTGGTATCCTATTGTAGTGTTCCTGAACCCTGATTCTAAGCAGGGTGTGAAGACCATGAGAATGAGGCTGTGCCCAGAATCACGAAAAAGTGCCAGAAAGCTTTATGAAAGAGCTCACAAACTACGCAAAAATAACCACCACCTCTTCACAA CTACTATTAACTTGAATTCAATGAATGAAGGATGGTATGGAGCTCTGAAGGAAGCAATTCAGCAACAACAGAACCAACTGGTATGGGTTTCAGAAGGCAAG GCAGATGGTGCTACAAGTGATGACCTTGATTTACACGATGACCGCCTTTCTTACCTCTCAGCTCCTGGTAGTGAATATTCCATGTACAGTACAGACAGTAGACATACATCTGACTATGAAGACACAGATACAGAAGGTGGTGCTTATACAGACCAAGAACTGGATGAAACTCTGAATGATGAGGTTGGGACTCCTCCTGAATCTGCTATTACACGTTCTTCTGAACCTGTTAGAGAGGATTCTTCTGGAATGCATCATGAAAGTCAAAATTACCCTAGTTATGCATCTCAAGCTCAGCCTCAGCCAAATCTCAGAATAGATTCTTCAGGATTTAAAACAACTGCTTCTCAACCG GTATACCGAAAGGATCCATATATTAACGAAGAAGCATCCAGACAAAGCTATGTCTTAAAACAGCCAGCAATTAGTCACCCAGTACAGAGACAGGAAAGAGACCCAAATCTGATGTATGAATCCCAGACTCAGTATGCAGAAAAACAGCCAAGTAGGGAGTACGAACAGTCATATAGGTATGATTCTACAAACTATGTAGATCAGTTTTCTCGTGGTTATGACCCTCGACTACATTATGATGATCGCGTGCCTCCCTATGAGGAGCACTGGGCATATTATGATGAAAAACAGCCCTACAATCAACCAAGAACAGCTTATGAAAACCAGCCTCCTAGGGATCTTGATTCTagacaaaacacagaagagagCACAGAACGCGGTTATTACCCAGCACAACCCCGTTTTGAGGAACCCCCTCAGATGACGTATGATGGCAGACCTCGCTATGAGCATGCACCCAAAAACTTCAGCTTACCGCAGGTGCGATACGAAGATCAACATACTGTTGGATATGACACGCATGGTAGATATAAACAAGAAGCCCAGCCATACCAATCAGCCATATCTCGATCTCCTGAACCGAAGCAGTACTTTGATCCACATGTGAGGGGCTATGAACAAGGTCCTCCTCAAGCTTATAATGCCAAGGCAGGACAATTTGAGCCTTCTCATAACACTTCAGgtgttcctcttcctcctcccccttcaTCGCAAACCAAACCAGAAGTTTTGCCTTCTAACAGTAAACCACTGCCTACACCGCCATCTctagcagaggaggaggaagatccAGCCATGAAACCACAGTCTGTGCGAAGTAGGGTTAAGATATTTGAAAGAAGAAGATCACCATCTCTAGAAAAAATGAAGGACCCCAGTGATACATCAGCTGTCAAG CCTCCAGAACTAGCACCGAAGCCTACACTCACAACCATGAGTGGTCCAAAACCAACTTCTCAAAGCCATTATGAACATGACAAAACAACTTACAG GGCCCCAGAACCACAGAGACCTCAAGTGAAGCCACCTGAAGATATTGTGCGTTCAAATCATTATGATCCTGAAGAAGATGAAGAGTATTACCGAAAGCAGCTCTCGTACTTCGATCGGAGGAGTTTTGAAAATAAGCCGTCTGCACAGGTTCCTGCCAGCCATCATTCTGAGACCACCAAACCAATACATTCACAAAATCAGCTGAATTTCTCCAATTATTCTAA GGGGAAGACAACTGATGCAGAATCAATGGATAGATCTGTTGGTGAAAAGCGCTATGAGCCAGTCCCTCAAGTCAcaactcctcctcctgctccttcagTACAGTACACACAACCTCAGTCAATTAACAGTCCTGTCCTGTCTCTCCCAGCACATCACAAGCCTGCCCTTTCTGAAG ttaACTCTGTCTCTGACCCTCCTCCACCTCAGAATAAGCCAGCCATTTTCAGATCCTCTAGAGAGGACACTGTGCAGTCCACTTTCTATCCTCAGAAAAGCTTCCCTGATAAAGGCCCTGTTAATGGAACTGAGCAGATTCAGAAAACAGTCACTCCTTCTTACAACCGCTTTACAACAAAACCTTACACTAGTGCTGCAAGGCCCTTTGAGCGTAAGTTTGAAAGTCCTAAGTTCAACCATAATCTCTTGCCAAATGAAGCTCAACATAAACCAGAGTTGCCATCCAAGTCTCCAAATTCTCCTCAACCAGTTTTGAAAGCACACAGCTCATCGCAGCCTCCTGAATTTGACAGTGGAATGGATACCTTCACTGTACAGGTCGACAAGCCTAAATATCAACCAAATAATGTTAATGCTGTGCCTAAAGCCATTCCTGTAAG CCCTTCAGCTctagaggatgaggaggaagaagatggACACACTGTTGTAGCCACAGCAAGAGGTGTATTTAACAGCAATGGTGGTGTATTGAGCTCCATAGAGACTGGAGTTAGTATTATTATACCACAAGGAGCCATTCCAGAGGGAATAGAGcaagaaatatatttcaaagtCTGCAGAGACAACAGTATACTTCCACCTTTGGACAAAGAGAAAG GTGAAACACTTCTTAGCCCCTTGGTAATGTGTGGGCCTCATGGACTAAAATTCCTGAAGCCAGTGGAGCTGCGCCTGCCACACT GTGACCCCAAAACCTGGCAGAACAAGTCTCTTCCTGGGGATCCAAACTATCTTGTTGGAGCAAACTGTGTCTCAGTCCTAATTGACCACTTCTAA
- the TJP1 gene encoding tight junction protein 1 isoform X13, whose amino-acid sequence MEETAIWEQHTVTLHRAPGFGFGIAISGGRDNPHFQSGETSIVISDVLKGGPAEGLLQENDRVAMVNGVSMDNVEHAFAVQQLRKSGKNAKITIRRMKKIQIPVARQEPEPVSENDDDSYDEEIRDPRSSRGGPSSNRRHEKSWVRDRSASRERSLSPRSDRRSVTSSQPAKPTKVTLVKSRKNEEYGLRLASHIFVKEISQDSLAARDGNIQEGDVVLKINGTVTENMSLADAKTLIERSKGKLKMVVQRDERATLLNVPDLSDSIHSANASERDDISEIQSLASDHSNRSHDRPRRSRSRSPDQRSEPSDRSRHSPQQPSNGSLRSREDERTTKPGAISTPVKNADDISKTMEEVAGERTEKQTPPLPEPKPVYAQGGQPDVDLPVSPSDGPLPNSTHEDGMLRPSMKLVKFRKGDSVGLRLAGGNDVGIFVAGVLEDSPAAKEGLEEGDQILRVNNVDFTNIIREEAVLFLLDLPKGEEVTILAQKKKDVYRRIVESDVGDSFYIRTHFEYEKESPYGLSFNKGEVFRVVDTLYNGKLGSWLAIRIGKNHKEVERGIIPNKNRAEQLASVQYTLPKTAGGDRADFWRFRGLRSSKRNLRKSREDLSAQPVQTKFPAYERVVLREAGFLRPVTIFGPIADVAREKLAREEPDIFQIAKSEPRDAGTDQRSSGIIRLHTIKQIIDRDKHALLDVTPNAVDRLNYAQWYPIVVFLNPDSKQGVKTMRMRLCPESRKSARKLYERAHKLRKNNHHLFTTTINLNSMNEGWYGALKEAIQQQQNQLVWVSEGKADGATSDDLDLHDDRLSYLSAPGSEYSMYSTDSRHTSDYEDTDTEGGAYTDQELDETLNDEVGTPPESAITRSSEPVREDSSGMHHESQNYPSYASQAQPQPNLRIDSSGFKTTASQPVYRKDPYINEEASRQSYVLKQPAISHPVQRQERDPNLMYESQTQYAEKQPSREYEQSYRYDSTNYVDQFSRGYDPRLHYDDRVPPYEEHWAYYDEKQPYNQPRTAYENQPPRDLDSRQNTEESTERGYYPAQPRFEEPPQMTYDGRPRYEHAPKNFSLPQVRYEDQHTVGYDTHGRYKQEAQPYQSAISRSPEPKQYFDPHVRGYEQGPPQAYNAKAGQFEPSHNTSGVPLPPPPSSQTKPEVLPSNSKPLPTPPSLAEEEEDPAMKPQSVRSRVKIFERRRSPSLEKMKDPSDTSAVKPPELAPKPTLTTMSGPKPTSQSHYEHDKTTYRAPEPQRPQVKPPEDIVRSNHYDPEEDEEYYRKQLSYFDRRSFENKPSAQVPASHHSETTKPIHSQNQLNFSNYSKGKTTDAESMDRSVGEKRYEPVPQVTTPPPAPSVQYTQPQSINSPVLSLPAHHKPALSEVNSVSDPPPPQNKPAIFRSSREDTVQSTFYPQKSFPDKGPVNGTEQIQKTVTPSYNRFTTKPYTSAARPFERKFESPKFNHNLLPNEAQHKPELPSKSPNSPQPVLKAHSSSQPPEFDSGMDTFTVQVDKPKYQPNNVNAVPKAIPVSPSALEDEEEEDGHTVVATARGVFNSNGGVLSSIETGVSIIIPQGAIPEGIEQEIYFKVCRDNSILPPLDKEKGETLLSPLVMCGPHGLKFLKPVELRLPHCASMTPDGWSFALKSSDSSSGDPKTWQNKSLPGDPNYLVGANCVSVLIDHF is encoded by the exons ACTATCCGAAGGATGAAGAAAATTCAGATTCCAGTAGCTCGACAGGAACCTGAACCAGTGTCTGAAAATGATGACGATAGCTATGATGAAGAGATACGTGATCCAAGAAGCAGCCGTGGTGGTCCCAGTTCCAACAGAAGGCACGAGAAGAGCTGGGTAAGAGACCGAAGCGCAAGCAGAGAGAGAAGCTTATCACCGAGATCTGACAGAAGGTCAGTTACTTCCAGTCAGCCTGCAAAACCTACCAAAGTAACGCTGGTGAAATCAAGGAAGAATGAAG AGTATGGTCTACGGTTGGCAAGCCACATATTTGTGAAAGAAATATCACAGGATAGCCTTGCAGCAAGAGATGGCAATATTCAGGAAGGAGATGTTGTACTGAAG ATAAATGGCACAGTGACAGAAAATATGTCCTTAGCAGATGCAAAAACACTAATAGAAAGGTCCAAAGGCAAGTTGAAGATGGTTGTTCAGCGAGATGAACGAGCCACGCTGTTGAATGTCCCTGATCTTTCTGACAGTATTCATTCTGCTAATGCTTCAGAAAGAGACG ACATTTCAGAAATTCAGTCGCTGGCATCAGATCATTCCAACCGATCACATGACAGGCCCCGCCGCAGTCGTTCACGATCTCCTGACCAGAGGTCAGAGCCTTCAGACCGTTCCAGACattctccacagcagcccagcaACGGCAG TCTTCGAAGCCGAGAAGATGAAAGAACAACTAAACCAGGAGCCATCTCTACGCCTGTGAAGAATGCAGATGATATTTCTAAAACTATGGAAGAGGTGGCAGGCGAAagaactgaaaagcaaacaccACCACTCCCAG aaccaAAGCCAGTGTATGCACAAGGAGGTCAGCCAGATGTGGATTTACCAGTCAGTCCATCTGATGGTCCTTTACCTAATTCAACCCATGAAGATGGAATGCTTCG GCCAAGCATGAAACTGgtaaaattcagaaaaggagATAGTGTGGGCTTGCGACTAGCTGGTGGCAATGATGTTGGCATATTTGTAGCTGGTGTTCTGGAAGACAGCCCTGCAGCGAAAGAAGGACTAGAGGAAGGAGACCAGATTCTCAGG GTAAACAACGTAGACTTCACAAATATCATCAGAGAGGAAGCTGTCCTTTTTTTGCTTGATCTCCCTAAAGGCGAAGAAGTAACCATTttggcacagaagaaaaaagatg tttATCGTCGCATTGTGGAATCTGATGTAGGGGATTCTTTCTATATCAGAACTCATTTTGAATATGAAAAAGAATCTCCTTATGGACTAAGTTTCAACAAAGGTGAAGTGTTCCGGGTGGTGGACACTCTGTACAATGGCAAACTGGGTTCATGGCTGGCAATTCGAATTGGGAAGAATCATAAGGAAGTTGAAAGAGGTATCATACCTAATAAAAACAG AGCTGAGCAGCTGGCTAGTGTACAGTACACGCTTCCAAAGACAGCAGGAGGAGATCGAGCAGATTTCTGGAGGTTCCGAGGTTTGCGTAGCTCAAAAAGAAATCTCCgaaaaagcagagaagatcTTTCTGCTCAACCTGTTCAGACAAAGTTTCCTGCCTATGAGAGAGTTGTTCTTCGGGAAG CTGGGTTTCTCAGACCAGTGACCATTTTTGGTCCAATAGCTGATGTTGCACGGGAGAAACTAGCTAGAGAAGAACCAGATATTTTTCAAATTGCAA AAAGTGAACCAAGAGACGCTGGTACAGACCAACGTAGTTCTGGCATTATTCGTCTTCACACTATAAAACAGATAATTGATAGA GACAAACATGCTTTATTAGATGTCACTCCTAATGCAGTGGACCGTCTGAATTACGCGCAGTGGTATCCTATTGTAGTGTTCCTGAACCCTGATTCTAAGCAGGGTGTGAAGACCATGAGAATGAGGCTGTGCCCAGAATCACGAAAAAGTGCCAGAAAGCTTTATGAAAGAGCTCACAAACTACGCAAAAATAACCACCACCTCTTCACAA CTACTATTAACTTGAATTCAATGAATGAAGGATGGTATGGAGCTCTGAAGGAAGCAATTCAGCAACAACAGAACCAACTGGTATGGGTTTCAGAAGGCAAG GCAGATGGTGCTACAAGTGATGACCTTGATTTACACGATGACCGCCTTTCTTACCTCTCAGCTCCTGGTAGTGAATATTCCATGTACAGTACAGACAGTAGACATACATCTGACTATGAAGACACAGATACAGAAGGTGGTGCTTATACAGACCAAGAACTGGATGAAACTCTGAATGATGAGGTTGGGACTCCTCCTGAATCTGCTATTACACGTTCTTCTGAACCTGTTAGAGAGGATTCTTCTGGAATGCATCATGAAAGTCAAAATTACCCTAGTTATGCATCTCAAGCTCAGCCTCAGCCAAATCTCAGAATAGATTCTTCAGGATTTAAAACAACTGCTTCTCAACCG GTATACCGAAAGGATCCATATATTAACGAAGAAGCATCCAGACAAAGCTATGTCTTAAAACAGCCAGCAATTAGTCACCCAGTACAGAGACAGGAAAGAGACCCAAATCTGATGTATGAATCCCAGACTCAGTATGCAGAAAAACAGCCAAGTAGGGAGTACGAACAGTCATATAGGTATGATTCTACAAACTATGTAGATCAGTTTTCTCGTGGTTATGACCCTCGACTACATTATGATGATCGCGTGCCTCCCTATGAGGAGCACTGGGCATATTATGATGAAAAACAGCCCTACAATCAACCAAGAACAGCTTATGAAAACCAGCCTCCTAGGGATCTTGATTCTagacaaaacacagaagagagCACAGAACGCGGTTATTACCCAGCACAACCCCGTTTTGAGGAACCCCCTCAGATGACGTATGATGGCAGACCTCGCTATGAGCATGCACCCAAAAACTTCAGCTTACCGCAGGTGCGATACGAAGATCAACATACTGTTGGATATGACACGCATGGTAGATATAAACAAGAAGCCCAGCCATACCAATCAGCCATATCTCGATCTCCTGAACCGAAGCAGTACTTTGATCCACATGTGAGGGGCTATGAACAAGGTCCTCCTCAAGCTTATAATGCCAAGGCAGGACAATTTGAGCCTTCTCATAACACTTCAGgtgttcctcttcctcctcccccttcaTCGCAAACCAAACCAGAAGTTTTGCCTTCTAACAGTAAACCACTGCCTACACCGCCATCTctagcagaggaggaggaagatccAGCCATGAAACCACAGTCTGTGCGAAGTAGGGTTAAGATATTTGAAAGAAGAAGATCACCATCTCTAGAAAAAATGAAGGACCCCAGTGATACATCAGCTGTCAAG CCTCCAGAACTAGCACCGAAGCCTACACTCACAACCATGAGTGGTCCAAAACCAACTTCTCAAAGCCATTATGAACATGACAAAACAACTTACAG GGCCCCAGAACCACAGAGACCTCAAGTGAAGCCACCTGAAGATATTGTGCGTTCAAATCATTATGATCCTGAAGAAGATGAAGAGTATTACCGAAAGCAGCTCTCGTACTTCGATCGGAGGAGTTTTGAAAATAAGCCGTCTGCACAGGTTCCTGCCAGCCATCATTCTGAGACCACCAAACCAATACATTCACAAAATCAGCTGAATTTCTCCAATTATTCTAA GGGGAAGACAACTGATGCAGAATCAATGGATAGATCTGTTGGTGAAAAGCGCTATGAGCCAGTCCCTCAAGTCAcaactcctcctcctgctccttcagTACAGTACACACAACCTCAGTCAATTAACAGTCCTGTCCTGTCTCTCCCAGCACATCACAAGCCTGCCCTTTCTGAAG ttaACTCTGTCTCTGACCCTCCTCCACCTCAGAATAAGCCAGCCATTTTCAGATCCTCTAGAGAGGACACTGTGCAGTCCACTTTCTATCCTCAGAAAAGCTTCCCTGATAAAGGCCCTGTTAATGGAACTGAGCAGATTCAGAAAACAGTCACTCCTTCTTACAACCGCTTTACAACAAAACCTTACACTAGTGCTGCAAGGCCCTTTGAGCGTAAGTTTGAAAGTCCTAAGTTCAACCATAATCTCTTGCCAAATGAAGCTCAACATAAACCAGAGTTGCCATCCAAGTCTCCAAATTCTCCTCAACCAGTTTTGAAAGCACACAGCTCATCGCAGCCTCCTGAATTTGACAGTGGAATGGATACCTTCACTGTACAGGTCGACAAGCCTAAATATCAACCAAATAATGTTAATGCTGTGCCTAAAGCCATTCCTGTAAG CCCTTCAGCTctagaggatgaggaggaagaagatggACACACTGTTGTAGCCACAGCAAGAGGTGTATTTAACAGCAATGGTGGTGTATTGAGCTCCATAGAGACTGGAGTTAGTATTATTATACCACAAGGAGCCATTCCAGAGGGAATAGAGcaagaaatatatttcaaagtCTGCAGAGACAACAGTATACTTCCACCTTTGGACAAAGAGAAAG GTGAAACACTTCTTAGCCCCTTGGTAATGTGTGGGCCTCATGGACTAAAATTCCTGAAGCCAGTGGAGCTGCGCCTGCCACACTGTGCGTCTATGACCCCTGATGGTTGGTCTTTTGCTCTAAAATCCTCCGACTCCTCGTCGG GTGACCCCAAAACCTGGCAGAACAAGTCTCTTCCTGGGGATCCAAACTATCTTGTTGGAGCAAACTGTGTCTCAGTCCTAATTGACCACTTCTAA